The nucleotide sequence GTGGGGTGAGCATGGGATGTCCGCGCAATGTCCTCCGCGCTGGCACGAAACTCAAGCGCCACGACGGCCTCGGCGATCATGTCGGCCGCGCGCGCGCCGAACATGTGAACACCGAGCAGTTCGTCCGTGCGGTTGTCCGCCAGCACCTTGATCAAGCCGTCGCTTTCATTGGCAGCCCGGGCGCGGCCCAGCGCCTTGAAGGAGAAGCTGCCGCTCTTGTAGTCGCGACCGGCCGTCCGCAACTCCTCCTCGGTCGCGCCCACACTCGCCACTTCGGGCCAGGTGTAAACCACGTCGGGAATCGTCGAATAGTTGAGGTGCGGCTTCTGACCGTCCGCCTGTTCCGCAACGAAGATGCCTTCTTCTTCGGCCTTATGCGCAAGCATCTTGCCGCCGATCACGTCACCGATCGCGAACACGCCCGGGACATTCGTTTCGAGACGCTCATTGACCCTGACAAATCCGCGCTCCATCACAACGCCAATCGCGGCCAGACCCAAATTGTCCGTGTACGGACGTCGGCCCACGGCCACCAGACCGTAGTCAGCTTTCAATTGCAGCGCCTGGCCGTCGGGATCGGTGACATCGACCCGGACTCCCTTCTTCTCCGCCGACGCCTTGACCACTTTGTGACCCAGATAGAACTTGACGCCCAGTTTGGTCAGCGAGCGCTGCAGCTCTTTGCCCATCGTGCGGTCCATGTTCGGGATGACTGCGTCGAGCAGCTCGACAATGTGGACCTTCGTCCCGACCCGCGCAAATACGGAACCCAGTTCGACACCGATCACGCCGGCACCGATAATGACCAATTCGCCCGGAATCTCCGAAAGCGACAGCGCCTCCGTGGAGCTGATCAGGCGCTTCTTGTCCAGCGGCGCGAACGGCAGGCTGACTGGCTTCGAGCCCGTCGCAATAATGGTCTTGGACGTCGCCAATACGTGTGCCGAACCATCGCGCTTCGCCACGGAGATCGACGTCGGCGTCAGGAACGTGCCATGCCCCTCATACACGTCGATCTTGTGCTTCTTCATCAGATAGGCGATGCCCGCGACAGAGTCCTTCAGGACCTTCTCCTTGCGCGCGAGCAGTTGCGGCCAGTTGAGCTTGAGGCCGGTCGCCTCGATGCCGTGCGTCTTGAAATGCTCGACCGCATTGTGGTAGAGCTCCGTCGAGTCCAAGAGTGCTTTGGACGGGATGCAACCCACGTTCAAGCAGGTGCCGCCGAGTGCCGCGTAACGTTCGACGATCGCCGTCTTCATACCCAATTGCGCGCAACGGATCGCGGCCACGTATCCGCCGGGGCCTGATCCGATTACCGTCATGTCATAAGTCATGTGCCGAAAGCGGGGTCGGTTCGATTATTTTTTTGACCAAACGAAATGGACCTAAACATTGAATATGTAAAGAATAAGCCCAAAGGAATGAGTGCGAAAAAGTGGCTCAAAAGTGCGGAAGCGGGATCGGCTTGGGTACATCAGGCGCGGGGATCCGAGAATCAGTGGTCAAGTTGCATAATATACGGAATCGCAGCGCCGTTGTCAAGAGAAAATTTTATTATATTGTACGTTTTTATTGAACATAGGAACTTAGGAGAGGCTTTGGGCCGGAGAGAGCCTGCGATTCGGTCTGAGCTCCTGAAGGGGCACTTGAAGACAAGTGCCGCCGCGAAAAGGACTCCGATGGGGCACTTGGAGACAAGGGCCGCCAAGATGTGGGCCGCCGGGACGCTTTCGGCCCGATGGGGCGCTTGGAGACAAGTGCCGCCAAGATGCTGGGCTGCCGCGATGCTTTCGGCCCGATGGGGCACTTGGAGACAAGTGCCGCCGCGAAAAGAACTCCGATGGGGCACTTGGAGACAAGCGCCGCCGCGATGCTGAACCGCCGGGATGCTGGGGCGCCGGGAATACTGGCTTCGCAGCGATCATTGGACTGGCCCACCAAGGTGGGCGCTACCGGCTATATATTCAGCAGAAGCCGAATCGGATCTTCAATCAACTCTTTGATCCGCTTGAGAAACCCGACGGACTCGCGACCGTCGATCACCCGATGATCATAGGACAACGCCACGTACATCATCGGCCGGATGACGACTTCGCCGTTCAAAGCGATGGGGCGATCAACGATATTGTGCATGCCGAGGATGCCGCTCTGCGGGGGATTCAGGATCGGCGTGGACATCAGGTTGCCGAACACACCGCCGTTGGAAATCGTAAATGTGCCGCCGGTCATTTCGTCAACCGTCAACTGGTTCGTCCGCGCGCGGGCGGCCAGCCGGTCAATCTCGCGCTCGATGTCCTCGAAACTCAGAGTCTCGGCGTTACGCACGACCGGGACGACTAAGCCCTTCGGCGCCTGTACCGCGATGCCCAGATCAATGTAGTCGTGAAAGACAAACTCGTCACCGTCGATGAAGGCGTTCACGGCAGGATACTGCTGGAGCGCCGCAATCGCCGCGCGCGAGAAGAACGACATGAAGCCGAGGCCGATCCCGTACTGCTCCTTGAACCTGTCTTTGTATTCCTTACGCACGGCCAGGCACCTGCTCATGTCGATCTCGTTGAAGGTCGTGAGCATCGCCGTCGTGTTCTTCGCCGCCACGAGCCGCGCAGAGACCGTCTGCCGCAACTTGCTCATCGGTTGGCGACGTTCGCCGCGCTCACCCGCGCGGGTCTGTGCCCGCGGGACCGGGGGCGTTGCCGCCGCGACCAACGGGGCCGCGGTGAGAGGTTTAGACGGAGCATCCAGCGCGTCGGCCTTCGTGACCCGGCCGCCGCGCCCCGAACCGTTCACATCGGCGGGAGACAGGCCGCGCTCTTCGAGAATCTTCCTCGCCGCCGGCGACGGGACACCCTCCGCGTACGACTCCGCTGTGACGGATGGTTTGGTTGCCGGTGGCACGGGTGGCGCGGCGATCAGCGGGGCCGGCGCCGGCGGCGCGGTCCCCGTCGAATCGGGAACCACCGAGGTGTCCAGCTGCGCGGCGACCGCACCGACTCGCACGGTCTGTCCCTGCGGAATGACGATGCGGAGCTTGCCGTCCGCTTCGGCCGAGACCCCAAGCGTGGCCTTGTCGGACTCGATTTCGAACAGCTCCTCGTTCCGGCGAACGAAGTCCCCGTCGCGCTTCAGCCAGGCCGAAATAGTCACTTCGGTCACGGACTCGCCGGGGCTGGGGATCGTGATATCCAAGGGCATCAGTGTTCTGTTTCGGTTACTCAGGTGCGCGAATACGCCACACCGCACGGATCAATTGAAGGCGCGGTCCGTCAACTCCGCCTGCTCGCGCTCGTGTTGTTCGACAAATCCCGAGGCGGACGAACTGGATTCCTTGCGGCAGATGACGTCGAGGTCATAATCGGTCAGCTTGCGCCGCAGATAGCTCCAGGCGCCGAAATTTTCCGGCTCTTCCTGCACCCAGTGAGTGGATTTCACCGCCTTGTATTTCTGCAAAATCGCCGCGAGCTGCTCGGTCGGCAACGGGTAGTACTGCTCGAGACGCACCAGCGCCACGTCCTTGCGTTTGTCGCGCTCGCGGCGCTCGAGCAACTGGTAATACAGCTTGCCGGACGTCAAGATCAGCCGAGTCACGGCCTTGGGATCCGCCGGCGCGTCGTCGATCAACTCGTGGAAGCGCGTCCCCGGTCCAAAGGCTTCCAGCGGACTCACGCAGAGCGGGTGACGCAGCAGGCTCTTCGGCGAAAGCACGATCAGCGGCTTGCGGAACGGTCGCGCGAATTGACGACGCAACGCGTGAAAGAAATTGGCGGGCGTCGAGCAGTTTACCACTTGAATGTTGTGATCCGCGGCCAACTGCAGAAAGCGCTCGGGTCTGCCGGACGTGTGCTCCGGACCCTGCCCTTCCGCGCCGTGCGGCAGCAACATCACCAGCCCGTTCTGGTGCTTCCATTTCACCTCGCCGCCGATCACGAATTGGTCGATGATGATCTGCGCGCCGTTGGCAAAATCGCCGAACTGGGCCTCCCAGACCGTCAGGGCCTCCGGCATCGCCATCGCGAAGCCGTACTCAAAACCCAACACGGCCATCTCCGACAACAGCGAATTGTAGATTTGAAACGAGGCCTGCTGCTCGCTGACGTGATGCAGCGGACAATACTCCTCTTCCGAATCTTCAATCCGCAGGATCGCGTGGCGATGAGAAAATGTCCCGCGCTCGACATCCTGACCCGTGATTCGCACCGGACGTCCTTCGTTCACGAGCGAGCCGTAGGCCAATAACTCGCCCATGGCCCAATCGAGCTTGTTGTGTTCGTCGAGCAGGTGACGCCGGTCGCTGAGAATCTTCACGACCTTCTGAAAGAAGGCCTTTCCGGCGGGCAAGTCGGTGAGCTTTTCCGAGATCTTGCGCGCGGTCTTTAACTCAATGCCGGTGATTGGAGATTCGACGAAGTCCGGCGCCGTCGCCAGCCGGTAATGCTGCCAGACCTCCTCAGTGAAGGATGGCTCCAGTTCGGCGGGCTGCTGTTTGGCCTGTTCGTACTTGCGCTGACAGAGATCCTGAAAATCGCTCTGCAGCCGGCGCGCCTCGACCTCCGTCAAGGTGCCCCGCTCGATCAGCTTGCGCGAGTAAATCTCCAGCAAGTTCGGATGCCGGGCGATGGCCTTGTAGAGGATCGGCTGCGTGAACCGCGGTTCGTCGCCTTCGTTGTGCCCGTACTTGCGATAACCGAGGATGTCGATGAACACGTCACGATTGAATTGCTGGCGGAATTCCAGCGCCAGTTGAACCGTGTACACCACCGCTTCCACGTCATCGCCGTTCACATGAAACACCGGCGACAGCGTGACTTTGGCGACGTCCGTGCAATACGTACTTGACCGCGCGTCCAGATAATTGGTCGTGAAACCGACCTGATTGTTCAACACGACGTGCACGGTGCCGCCGGTGCGGTACCCGTCCAGCGTGGACATCTGAAGCAGCTCGTAAATCACGCCCTGACCCGCGATCGAGGCGTCGCCGTGCACGACAATCGGCGCAATCCGTTTCAGGTCGCTGCCATAGCGATGGTCCAGCTTGGCTCGAACGAGGCCCTCGACAATCGGGTCCACGGCCTCCAGATGCGACGGGTTGGGACAAACCGACAACTTCACGCGTTTGCCGCTGCGCGTGAGGCGTTCACACGCATGACCAAGATGGTACTTAACGTCGCCCGCGAAGGCATTGTCCGCGTAACTCTTGCCCTCGAACTCCGCGAAGATGTGATCGAGCTCCTTGCCCAGAATGTTCGGCAGGATCGTCAAGCGTCCGCGATGGGCCATGCCGATCACGAATTCTTCGATCCCCAGATTTGCACCCAGTTCGACAATCGCGTCCATCGCCGGAATGAACGCGTCCACGCCTTCGAGAGAAAATCGCTTCTGACCGACAAACCGGCTGTGCATGAACTTCTCGAGCACCACCGTCCGCGTGATGTTGTCGAGAATCTGCAATTGTTCGTCCCGCGTAAAATTGCGCCGGTTCCGCGTCGATTCCATCCGCGTCCGCAGCCAGTCCCGCATCTTGGGGTGCGGAATGTACATGTACTCAACCGCGACCGACTGGCAATACGTCTCATCGAGCAGTTGCACGATGTCACGCAGCCGCGCCGGGCCCAGACCGACCTCGCGACCGGCCTCAAACACGGTGTTCAAGTCCGACTCGCCGAGTCCAAACCGTTCCAACGTGAGCGGGTCTTCGTACTTCCGCCGTTCGCGAACCGGATTCGTCTTCGTGAACAGGTGCCCGCGCTCACGATACTCCTC is from candidate division KSB1 bacterium and encodes:
- the odhB gene encoding 2-oxoglutarate dehydrogenase complex dihydrolipoyllysine-residue succinyltransferase produces the protein MPLDITIPSPGESVTEVTISAWLKRDGDFVRRNEELFEIESDKATLGVSAEADGKLRIVIPQGQTVRVGAVAAQLDTSVVPDSTGTAPPAPAPLIAAPPVPPATKPSVTAESYAEGVPSPAARKILEERGLSPADVNGSGRGGRVTKADALDAPSKPLTAAPLVAAATPPVPRAQTRAGERGERRQPMSKLRQTVSARLVAAKNTTAMLTTFNEIDMSRCLAVRKEYKDRFKEQYGIGLGFMSFFSRAAIAALQQYPAVNAFIDGDEFVFHDYIDLGIAVQAPKGLVVPVVRNAETLSFEDIEREIDRLAARARTNQLTVDEMTGGTFTISNGGVFGNLMSTPILNPPQSGILGMHNIVDRPIALNGEVVIRPMMYVALSYDHRVIDGRESVGFLKRIKELIEDPIRLLLNI
- the lpdA gene encoding dihydrolipoyl dehydrogenase, with translation MTYDMTVIGSGPGGYVAAIRCAQLGMKTAIVERYAALGGTCLNVGCIPSKALLDSTELYHNAVEHFKTHGIEATGLKLNWPQLLARKEKVLKDSVAGIAYLMKKHKIDVYEGHGTFLTPTSISVAKRDGSAHVLATSKTIIATGSKPVSLPFAPLDKKRLISSTEALSLSEIPGELVIIGAGVIGVELGSVFARVGTKVHIVELLDAVIPNMDRTMGKELQRSLTKLGVKFYLGHKVVKASAEKKGVRVDVTDPDGQALQLKADYGLVAVGRRPYTDNLGLAAIGVVMERGFVRVNERLETNVPGVFAIGDVIGGKMLAHKAEEEGIFVAEQADGQKPHLNYSTIPDVVYTWPEVASVGATEEELRTAGRDYKSGSFSFKALGRARAANESDGLIKVLADNRTDELLGVHMFGARAADMIAEAVVALEFRASAEDIARTSHAHPTFTEAIREACLAATGNRAIHA
- a CDS encoding 2-oxoglutarate dehydrogenase E1 component, producing MSTETRSHTYLANADPGVIEDIYRQFLANPESIDLTWRKFFEGFDFARSMNGEVGGSAVASEKFVKESRVLAMIEEYRERGHLFTKTNPVRERRKYEDPLTLERFGLGESDLNTVFEAGREVGLGPARLRDIVQLLDETYCQSVAVEYMYIPHPKMRDWLRTRMESTRNRRNFTRDEQLQILDNITRTVVLEKFMHSRFVGQKRFSLEGVDAFIPAMDAIVELGANLGIEEFVIGMAHRGRLTILPNILGKELDHIFAEFEGKSYADNAFAGDVKYHLGHACERLTRSGKRVKLSVCPNPSHLEAVDPIVEGLVRAKLDHRYGSDLKRIAPIVVHGDASIAGQGVIYELLQMSTLDGYRTGGTVHVVLNNQVGFTTNYLDARSSTYCTDVAKVTLSPVFHVNGDDVEAVVYTVQLALEFRQQFNRDVFIDILGYRKYGHNEGDEPRFTQPILYKAIARHPNLLEIYSRKLIERGTLTEVEARRLQSDFQDLCQRKYEQAKQQPAELEPSFTEEVWQHYRLATAPDFVESPITGIELKTARKISEKLTDLPAGKAFFQKVVKILSDRRHLLDEHNKLDWAMGELLAYGSLVNEGRPVRITGQDVERGTFSHRHAILRIEDSEEEYCPLHHVSEQQASFQIYNSLLSEMAVLGFEYGFAMAMPEALTVWEAQFGDFANGAQIIIDQFVIGGEVKWKHQNGLVMLLPHGAEGQGPEHTSGRPERFLQLAADHNIQVVNCSTPANFFHALRRQFARPFRKPLIVLSPKSLLRHPLCVSPLEAFGPGTRFHELIDDAPADPKAVTRLILTSGKLYYQLLERRERDKRKDVALVRLEQYYPLPTEQLAAILQKYKAVKSTHWVQEEPENFGAWSYLRRKLTDYDLDVICRKESSSSASGFVEQHEREQAELTDRAFN